tgaactagtatgaaataaatgtattttaaatacagtatattactattttactagggtttgtattaataataataataataaaaagaaatgataGCAAACACCATTAACTGAattatgaattaatgaattgCATAACTACTTATTGTTAACAATAGTAATAATGATTCCTTCTTTGTATTCTCTCCCTTGTACATTgttcaatgtgtgtgtgtgtgggggttatatatacagcatatatatatatatataaccttctggttctcacccctcaGTATATTAATATGCagcattgtttattattattattgctgttgttgctgttgttgctgctgctttAATAGTTGtttgtgattaaataaataacaacaacattagCTACATAATCTCATGCTTTAAGTCTAGCTGTGTTTTACCACTCATTTTGATAGGTTTCATATGCAGATGCCTTTAGATCAGATGGCATATGTCCTTTTTTATCCTTTGCATGTATAGTGGCACATTAGTAAAAACCTGTTAGACCTGTTTGAAGTGTGTAATCCGTTTCTAATGAAGTTTAGTCATGTTCATACACTGCCAAACAGAATTTCTCTAGAATTTTCTGAATGCACTACTATGCTAGGCTGCTAATGTTAAACAGCATgtctgcatttttcttttttttttctcagtgttgTTCAgctaagatattttttttaaattattatttttttttttattttttttttttccatgattCTCCTATAACAGATCTGATGTGCCGTATGATGTGGACTGAAAGTGTTTCAAGCCCTGTATTAATTTTCAGAGCATCTCAGCATGTCACATAGTTGAAGTGAGGTGTTGTGTTCTGTCCAAGATGAGATTCAACATAACAAACCTACCTTATTTTCAGCAGTATTTTGGAAAAATGAAGACATAAACTTGTATATTTGGCTCACTGAAACTATATCAAACTGCTCCCTTAAAAActagttttatgtttttacatgttttacCTCAGACCACCTGTCAGTTATTTAGTGGCCTTGAATGATAAGTTGCAGATGAATGCAGACAAAGTGGAGAGGAACATCGTTGAGACACAACAGAATCTCAGCAGGGTAAGTACAGAACAACTGCTTCTGTGGATTACAAATCAAAGCCAGAGAGTTTATCACTCCTGCTGTCTTCCCACCATTAAACACGCCAAAGCCCCTTGAATATGTCAGTTTAGTGTTATTTGCGGTACAACTGCAGAAAGTATatgccagtgttattttagtattatttatagacTGTACTAGTTTGAATTCTTCTTTATTTGTTacattttcacttttcattttaattttaatttatcattttgttatgtgatTTTGCCATTTTGTCatacttaatttttgttttaattttatttcagttagttgccaaagcaacatttctagGGCTCTTAGGGCTAGCCTAAGGGCCCCCAGCGGGCTGCCAGAGCAGGGCCACTGAGACTTTGCTCATTGGCAAAACGTTGGCCCTTTAGTGCTGGCCCTGCACGGGCAGCCCTCACTAGGGCCCGCACTATTAATCTACAACAATAAATCTGTTTCACTATAAATACCTTTCAACTACTATAATTTAAGTCTTgggaaaaacagttattatacatCTGAAATGGATGCAGTCACCACATAACTATGTCTGTACTGCCAAAAAAGTACAGTagtcaaaatatttcaaatgaatggatttattaaatacaaaatagaaaacattaaattcagGTTAATACAGCTAATTTAACACTCTGAAAGGGACAGCACATTatctatacaaatataaaaatataatacaaattaacattaaaaaaaatatatatattactttgaCCTCTgctcaaaataaaaagtgtcgGTGTGCTAAAGTATTGATTGGCAAAGCTCACTCTTCCCCCGAGGTCTCTCAGCTAGTCAGCAGACGGTGGTAGCGCTGCTTTCCTCCACCCGCTCTGTCTCTTCAGTTCCACAACCACACCTTTATCTCACTCACAACTTCAGAATCAGGAGGACTTGGCTGAAAGGAGCATTTTCAATCAGCCTCTGAAAAGCAAACCGGCCTATatcagggatcctcaaatctgggtCATAaaatccactttcctgcagtgATTAACTTTGGCTGCGTTCCAGACTATTTTTTATGCCCTTCACTCGAAAACTTCCCTCCGTCTCGTTTACTCAGTTGTATGTCATTGGTGGATCCCTTGGAATGAACTTAATTGGAATGTCCTAAGCACTTAAAATTAATGGTGTTGCATTGTGGTCTATGGAGCGGCCTGAAGTGTGCATATGAAGCAGAAATCGGTCAAAGTCGAGGGTCTGTCCATATAAACTTCCCATGTCCACATCACGAAGTGGAACGCACTTCAAAATGGCAACGGGATTCCCCCGAGGGGAAGTGCTCAGGGAACTTCACGAGTGCGTGTCTAAAAGTAGAGTGGAACGCAGTCCTAGATCAAACTCTAATGATCCTgcagacactgattagcatgctcaggtgtgtttgattagggttagagctcaACTCtacaggaaagtggatctcgtgagccagatttgaggatccctggccTATATGAAACAACAGGTTCTGAAAAGGTCTCTTTTGGTTTGAGCCATTCCAGTTCAATTGAGTGGCTAAATAATGGCCAGTCAGGGTTGATAGTATTCTCCTAGTTGCATTACAAGGCTGCCTGCACAAAACCTGTATGGGCCCAAAGGACACAAAAGTTGCTCTGAGTAGTGATGGGAAACCGAGGCTTTCTGAACCGTTTGAGGCTTTCACCAAATTGTGCTGAAACACGTTTCATTACTCAAAGCTTTCAACACAGTGTGCATTAGTGACATCTGGTGGTCAGACTTGTTTCTCCACCATATCTAACAAAACATCGAGGAGCAGAGGATGGCTTGAAAACGTTTTAAATCTATGCCAACTTGTGTCATGCGTAGTCCGGTCAACGGATTCACATATTGatcaataatataaaaaaatatttaaatattaataaaaatgtgtgattaaattCATTTACGTGAGTAGTATGATTAAATGCAatagaggtgtgacgtgcattcaGTTTCTGTCTGGTGTTGAGGTTGCAGGGTGGGTTTTAcacagaaagtcatacaggtttggaatcacaaaggggtgaactattcctttaacaattatttcataattatactTAATTGCATTGCTCGTTGATGTTTCTAGGATATCAAGAAGATTAATGAAGGGAGGCATCCCCTGTACGAGGAGCACATCAAAAAGACAATCCTGAACTCACTGGAGCTGCTGAATTCTCTGGATGAAGATGCAGCTGAAGCCTCTCGTTTGCAGCACCCTCAGTCTGAGATGATTGAGAAGGAGTGAGTACAAACCTCATAACTCTGATCTATGATATAGCCAAAACATCCTACTACATCTCATGCTTTAAGCCATGCAAGCAGAATCATATGCTGTGAATATGGTTTTGTGGAATTCCTCATGTTTTTCTCTTCAATGGAAAAGTATGAAACAGCTGCGAGAGCGTGTGATGAAGCTCCGTGAGGAACATGATGGCATTAGCGATTGCTACGCACAATCAGAGCAGGTTCCCACCATCAACCGGGAAAAGAACACTGATGAGAAGCTGGTGTGTATCTTAACATCccttacaaaacaaaaatatgtgtgaatatattggaagatataatgtgatatatgaaaaaaaaatattttgatatatgggACTCTAGTTCTTATATTTTCCAATATTCTGCAATATATGCATGAACCATGTATAGccatatattgatatatatatatatatatatatatatatttagcaatAAGACAGAAACAATACAGTAACCTATATTGCATAGCTTTATTGAAACACTCATTCCTTTTAATTAACACATGGGtttacatacaaaattaaatgtctCAAAAATACATTCCAAATATGCCTACAAAGGTCCCCAATTCTATACAGATTCAGGCAAATTAACGTCCATATTTAATCAttcagcagacacttttatccaaagcgacttgaATGAGGACAATAGCAATCAAActaacaaaagagcaataatatgtaacTGCTGTGataagtctcggttagcctaacgcagtacatgtagcaagtaagtatacataatatatatatttatatatttattagtacaaatgtattttcacatacatttagtagatattaaaggggtagttcaccctcatgttgttccaaacttgtaagagctccgttcatcttcggaacattcggaatattcccaaacactatgacagtgtgatctctgtgtgagatatgtgattgttgtcatattttctataaaaatctaaaatacatgtttgaattaaaataaaaatggatgataaatacgcctttcgtatggaattaaatagcaagcactttaagtgtttattcatattaaagcaacagaactgaaatcatatcatgtttatctgcagcacagcatatgagtgagaataacgcgatatccgcctttgatctcgtaggtatctgttctacttcgagagctcagaactgtccgtcttgactgcgcttatttcagtcctcccctcactgcagccgcctgctctcgcctacattccaggcgaggcgcatctcaaacaagcctagtctctcgctgtcggtgtttgtaatgatttttgctTCTTTCTCAGACAGTTTTAAATGCTTCCACACTGCCGTCttgtttgctgcattagtgcgctcctctatttgttttattttatttgtttcaatTTATTTGGTCTTTTTGCTTATTTCGGCTGCCGAgcattcggtgcatccctagtaaataCGTCATCAAGTCGCTAACATTATATATgtgttatcttatcagtattattatttttttttaatagaaacactaaatgacaaacaatatcttaagcaccaccaccaggcctaagttcagtcaacatgacaaatatATGATTCTGCCTTGcaacatttgtgtgtgttcagatgAGCAGGAAAATAGTCCTTTCCTACAGAATTGTTTGCTAACATAGGTTGTCCAATTCAATGCATATtgtatgcactttttttttttttttttttttttaaataaacaaaatcactgttaaataaaacacaccTTAGCCTACTTCAGGATCGATACGCCCATCCCTATGAAAAATCAGAATATTTCTTGATTTTTTGACAGAGAACGTTTCAAAATTCTATTGAAAATAAGAATTTCTCTGTACTTCTTTActcaattaattattatttttctcccTCTCAGGATGATTCTGAATGGGAAGTTAAAAGACCTTCAGAGGTCACGACAGATGCAGATATCAAGTACAGGTACAGAGAGAAACCTTTATGACATATTACATACAACccaaattctggaaatgttgggtcattttttaaaatttgatttcaaatcacatgagccaatattttattcataatagaaCACAGATaccataacaaatgtttaaactgagaaattttacaattttatgcacaaaatgagctcatttcagaatcagaaagaactttattgccaagtatgcttgtgcatacaaggaatttgttttagtgtcacaagcttccagtacacagaggcaacaacacacagacaataaaaaaaaataaaaaatatgataataataaaaaatacacacatatgtaaatataaatagacaaaaatagaaaaaaataaaataaattgtatgtacagttgtGCTATAGATGATAGAATAGGGATATAATAGAGTGAGATCCAGGGATACATTAACATGTAGGTGGTAACAAATAAATAGGTTATTGCACATATCTTTATTGCACAATGGGGTGAATTTTTAACTATTCATAAGGTGGATtgcctgggggaagaaactgttcttgtgcctaGCTGTCCTGGTATTTGCGGCTCTGAAGCACGGACCAgatggcaaaagttcaaaaagggtATGGCTTGGATGTGAGGCATCCAGGgtgattttctgagcccttttcctcactctgaATGTATACAGTTCTTGAAGGGTGGGCAAGGGAGCACCAATAATCCTTTCCGCAGTCCGAACCATTTTCTGTAGTTTTCTGATGTCTGATTTTGTATCTgaaccaaaccagacagttattgatgtGCACAGAACAGACTCGATGACGgctgagtagaactgtttcagcagcttaaacttttaaacagttaaacttcctcagctggcgaaggaagtacagcCTTTGTTGGGCCTTTTTTTTGCAATGAAGTCGATGTGAGTATCCCACTTCAgatcctgagagatggtggttcCCAGAAATTTGAATGACTCCAAGGTTATTACAGTGCTgtccatgatggtgagtggggggagaacaggggggtttctcctaaAGTCcatgatcatctccactgttttgagcgtgttgcgctccaggttgttaagaaatttgatgcctgctacaggtctcaaaacagttgggacgggggcatgtttaccatggtgtagcatctcctcttcttttcaaaacagtttgaagatgtctgggcatcgaggttatgagtttctagagttttggtgttggaattcgGTCCCATTCTTTTCCtatttccagctgctgaagagtttgtggtggcctttgatgtattttttgtttaatgatgcaccaaatgttctctataggtgaaagatctagactgcaggcaggccaattcagcacctgtactcttctactacgaagccatgctgttgtaatagctgcagtatgtggtttttcattgtcctgctgaaatacacaaggccttccctgaaatagacgtcgtctggaggggatcatatgttgctctaaaacctttataccttttagcattcatagtgccttccaaaacatgcaagctgcccatactgcCCATATGCACTTacgcacccccataccatcagagatgctggcttttgaactgaacgctgacaACACGCTGGAAGGTTTCCCTCCTCTTTATTCcgcaatctttttacgcactctttcacagattggaaagcttctgcccatctttacttctgagagactctgcctctctaagacatcccttttatagctaatcatgttacagacttgatgtcaattaacttaattagttgctagatttTCTCctagctgaatcttttcaaaatttcttgctttttcagccctttgttgcccccatgctaacttttttgagacctgtagcaggcatcaaatttgaaatgagctcatttagtggataaaagtaaaagtgtatcatttctttttttttatgttctattgtgaataaaatattgtctcatgtgatttgaaagtcttttagttttcattttattcaaatttaaaaaaaacatcccaacatttccagaattcgggttgtacttGTAACATTGCATATATAATGTTGCATCTTCTGAAAGCATCTTCATCAGCGATATATTTGGGTTTTCAGTGTCAGCTCCTCTGAAGGGCAGCATGAATGTTCAGAGACTGGCCTCCGCTGGCGGTCTGACAGCGATGTCAGTTTGGAGTATCAGTTTGTTGACTGGAAATCAATcagtaaagatattttgaagaactaCAAGCCCTGTGGACCTTTGATGGACATCACTGTAACCTCTGGCACCCTGGAGGAAATTCAGCTACCTCACTTCGTCTGTGTAGGTAAGTCACATCTccagggccgctgctggccaaatgggtgccctaagcagaatTGTATTGTGCCTTCTCTCCcaaatattgtagaaaaaaaaaaaaaaaaaacactactatAGGGGtttaaaatagaactttaataaaatataaaaataaatcaataaattgtattatttacaaattacaattgtagctctagacagttacctatggctattgtattaatacagttgtctgattgaCTTTATAGTCTAAAGCATCCAGAAatcacacaaaagaaaattaatcagttttactacaataaagcatggttcatttttgtaagggttgtgatgtccactttttttgttgtaattatagaggctgtagcattattgcaaaaatgtAAGATTAcgtggatatttgaattagcctaaatgtttggtcaatattAAAAGACTTGATCTTGACTTGAtaagtgtaacagcagcaattaccagACATTTGACTCCCTTTAAAGGCATTtgtaatagtgctgtcaaacgattaatcgcatccaaaaaaaaaaaaggtttgtttacctaatgtgtgtatatacaaatacacaatatatattttgaaaatgtttacatgtatataattatattcatatacctaaatataaacatttttcttaaatatgtacatgtatgcatatttatatatacacataaatatacagagtacacattatgtaaaccaacttttattttggatgggattaatcatttgacagcactaatttgttatatatagtgtacattttattttattttttaactacaTTGTATTTTATCAGTGTTATTTAATGAAACCATATAATTATTAACCCATCATTATTGCCTCTGTCACAGTcggttatatatatatgctaattttaaaattatatagaacaacaatttttttggagcaactgggatggtgccccGGAAGTTGccctacgcaaactgcgtactctgCGTATAGAGAGCGGCGGTACTGCACATCTCACTCCAACTCCAGTCATTTCAACATGTTCTCTCCATACGTGTAAACCTTTCAAGCCAGAACTATGAGCTCTCGTTCTTGAAGAATGTGTTACTTAAACCAACATTACTGTCCACAGATTCTGAATCTTCCTTGGATGATGCAGTGAAAGCTCTTCATGTGAAGGACGGTGCTGTTTCAGTGGAAAGATGTGAATTAAATGGATTCCATGCCAAGCTTGTCAATCCCACCTTCTCATTCCTGGCAATTGTTGTAGAGGTGCAACAGTACCTCAAAATGAAATTTCACTGTGAAACTTTGATTTATCGCAACAGAACAACTCCCCTCAACCTTCATGTGTACCTGATTTTAAAGGATAAAAAACTTAAGAAGGTAAAATCTGATAAGTTGTATGCACCATATGACCGTGTACCATATAACCAtgtattttgacatttatttacttacaatTGCAGAACATAATCagccatttattttttattcatttattttttttctcgaAAGTGACAATAACCAAACTCTTCTGAAAGGCTAATGAAAACGTTCCCATTATACTTTCCCTCAGGCCCCTCTTTTCTAcacaacaaaagcaaacaagacaaaaatgatGCTATATGCCTAAGTCTTTTGAAGCCATTCATTAATTTtcaaagctaaataaataattacataaaaatcGGGAATGTGTATGATACATGCATGAACCTCTATGATTATGTTATAAATACCACTCAACGGGTTTCAGTATTTGAGATTTGAAAAATGATGTATGGCTTCAGAGGATTTGGAATATGAGAAATTGTATGGACAATATGAGTAGATTTATCTTTTTGCTTTTGCAGAAAGCATGTGTAACATACTTCTATAAGTGcatgtttatttgacaaataattatGTCTAACACTGTTAGGATGTGGAGGAGAAGGAGCAAAATAACATGGAGATATTAAAACCAACTCCAGATGAAGCCCTTAAAATGAATGACTGTTACATCCTGAAGACATCTTGTGACTCCAAAATCAAACCGCTGGTACTTCcctatttattgtttatttttttggctaGAAAATAATCCAGACTTTTACtttctaaaatatttctattcacTTCTTGCCAGAGTTTAAAATTGACACCCAACAAGACCAACTTCTTTGATTTACGCATTAAAGATGAAATGGAATCTCTTGAACTTTCTATAGAGACAAAAGAGGGCCAAAAAATATGGGATGTTAACATAGAATCAGGTGAACAACCCACATGAACTTGCAAAATTCTCTACAGATCAGATCTTTATccttcatatttaaatgtttttgtctgtGTTATTTCAGATGAATTCAACATGGACTGTTCAGTCTGTAAGTGGCAGTATACTTTCATGAATCATACAGATCTGCACATACTATAAACatgaatacacacatacatgctaTACATTCTTGCAATtgttttactgttgttctgcaGCAGttagaataatatttaatgcagtTAAATAATTTAGGTATTTTTGACCTCATTTCAGCTGACTGGCGTCAGAAAAAAAGTAAGTGATGATGACAATTGAATTCAATGACCGCTAAATGTTCtgcaaagttttatttatttatttattttttgtgtgtgtatttagccactatatgtaatttaaattttacCTAATATTAAATGCACTGTCTGCCATATTGTTTAAAACATTGCTTTCCTGATGAAGGGTAAATTAAATGCTTTCCTAGAATTTGTCCAAAACTGCTGTATTTCTGAGtaatatatgcatacatatacatttcaatATGCAGTTTATGAATGTGCAGCCTACACTTTCTTATGTAATTCCAAAAGCCTGGAcaataattttgttatgttatgagttgttgttgttgttgttgttgtattttgttatttgtatgttcTTCCTATGCTCTTTGTGTGTCTTTTGAGTTAATAGATCGGCGCTGATTTGGCAATGGTGGCGCCACATGTTAGAGGCTATGGAACACTCAGCTCGCGCTCGTTTTGAAACACCTCTTCTGCAATCCGGAAGTGAGCTGATGGGACTTCGGCCCGGAAGCACTTTTCAGGGGCGCTTTTCTTCTCTGACAAGTGAGTGTTGGGTTATAGTCAGGGTTTtacattattgttatactttattctcgaattattaatgttaataacatcagcattgcgtgactatgggtatagtgtgtattaacgTGTAGATTTCAAACtatgtacagtctaatctaattgtcatgccattcgaatttcatattaagaaattattttaaccccaaaagcaaactatgctcccttcgaaatGGTTTTCTTTagaatacaaatcttgtgtaatcccaggctatctgtaatcagaagcacgtttaaaactggaatataatttaatttcattcacacgtgtttcataaacacataatcctttcttgatcacaatccgccatcaaaattatacatttaattattcttgctgctgtgagaaaaggctataaattgATCcttcacctgcaggatcctcacgtgcgatagcctagtagccaggaaaacttctttatgtttacagacgtgatgtaatgacgtgccatgctcaaatttcccgcgaaaacctacccgtaccactcaaattagaaaacattattataagctaaccgctgtgaatcgggctaaagtaaggggATAGTTTTGAaaactggctggttatgtacttgctcaaatattgatttcggatcatttttaaccaaacaAAGTTACGGACTCACTGCAGCTTTAACATAATTTAAGGAAAAACGttattgttttaatagttttcgACATTGCAGTTTAATAAATGtgaacctggaccacaaaaccagtcataagggtcaataaaaaaataaataaataaaaaaaatgatttattcatctgaaagatgaataaataagatgTCCATTgatgtttgttaggataggacaatatttggccgagatacagctatttgaaaatctggaatctgagggtgcaaaaaaatctaaacattgagAATATTgactttaaaattgtccaaatgaagttcttagcaatgcattttactaatcaaaaattcagttttgtagatttacggtaggaaatttacaaaatatctttatggaacatgatctttacttaatatcctaatgatgtttggcataaaagaaaaaattataatttttacccatacaatgtagtgttggctattgctacttatatacctgtgctacttaagactagttttgtggtccagtgtcaTAAATGACAGGGGTCCAGAGTAACGAAACTGCGCTACTCATTTGAGCTGCACAGTTTATCAGCTCGGAACAATACTTGAGCGCAGCACAAACAAACTGGTCTGAGCTCAACAGGTTTACTCTGAAACCA
The sequence above is a segment of the Onychostoma macrolepis isolate SWU-2019 chromosome 07, ASM1243209v1, whole genome shotgun sequence genome. Coding sequences within it:
- the LOC131543388 gene encoding NACHT, LRR and PYD domains-containing protein 1 homolog is translated as MYKNKTTETTIESRPPVSYLVALNDKLQMNADKVERNIVETQQNLSRDIKKINEGRHPLYEEHIKKTILNSLELLNSLDEDAAEASRLQHPQSEMIEKDMKQLRERVMKLREEHDGISDCYAQSEQVPTINREKNTDEKLDDSEWEVKRPSEVTTDADIKYSVSSSEGQHECSETGLRWRSDSDVSLEYQFVDWKSISKDILKNYKPCGPLMDITVTSGTLEEIQLPHFVCVDSESSLDDAVKALHVKDGAVSVERCELNGFHAKLVNPTFSFLAIVVEVQQYLKMKFHCETLIYRNRTTPLNLHVYLILKDKKLKKDVEEKEQNNMEILKPTPDEALKMNDCYILKTSCDSKIKPLSLKLTPNKTNFFDLRIKDEMESLELSIETKEGQKIWDVNIESDEFNMDCSVSDWRQKKINRSALIWQWWRHMLEAMEHSARARFETPLLQSGSELMGLRPGSTFQGRFSSLTSHPSAETDTAQKQKRCKNGEGAEFVEKHRTELIRRISLVEPIADDMKRLIGEEKYALILKSTTKQEKMRTLLDFLTTPKLKDKLYKSLVKHEHSVVEYLEYSE